CCGCTCCAGCTCGCGGACGACGTGAACGGCCCGCGGCAGCGGCCCGCCGGCGACCCCGGAGCCCCCCGCGTCCCGGACGGCGCGGGCCAGCGCGAGGGCGCGGTTCAGCAACCCCTGGAAATCGAGCGCCCTCCTCCCCGCGGAGTCGTCCACGGCCGCCTCTCCGGCGGAAACGGTCAACCCCTCGAACGCCGGGTCGGAGGCGTGGGCGTACGACCGGATCGCGGATGCGACCAGGCGATCCGCCTCGGCGCGGAGGGATGGCGGCGTTTCCGGGTCCAGGACGACCCGGCGGAGGATCTGCAGCGCACGGTCCGCGTCTCCTTCGTCCAGCGCCGACCTCCCCTTCGCGATCTCCTCCCGCGCGATCTCGCCGTACACGTTCGTGCGGAGCTCGGAGACGAGCGCCCGGTATCGTTTTCCCATCTCGCGGGCCCGCGACAGCACGGCCGCGACCTTTCCCTCGTCTCCCCCGAAGAAGTTCGCGAGCTCTTCCTTGCGGAAATCGTCCGGCTCGTAGTCGTCTCCCAGGATCCGCTCGAAGTAGGGGAGGTCCCTGTCCGCCCGGGCGCTCTCGGCGATGTACCGGTTCAGGTCGCTGAGCGGCTCCCCGGTCCCGTCCTCCGCGCGGATGGCGTTGTACGCCGATTCGCAGAGGACCGCGACCATGTGCGGGTATCCGAAGACCCACTCCAGGATCGGGTGGACGATCGCCTGGTGGACGACGTTCGGGCGTCGTTCGTTCCTCGCGAGGAACGCCTTCGGGAGGAAGACGCACGGGGTGTATCCGTCCTCGACGCGGAAACGCTTCCTGCCCTCCCAATGAAGTTCGCCGTCCTTCTCCACGAGGAGGACCTCGCAGGTGGGGCGGGCGTTCTCGCGGGGGAACCCCTCGGCGGGCCCCAGGTCGACCACCCGGACCGCGATCCTCCCGCGGCGCAGGAGGGAAGCGATCTTCCCCGCCACCTTCTCCGCGCGCGCCGGGTCCGTCTCCGAGAGGATGGAAGGAGCCTCGCGCTTCGCGAGGAGCGCGATCGTTTCCCCCAGGATCGGCTTCGGCAGGGGAGACACCTTCCCATCCCGGATCTTCTCCGCGAGGAGCGCGGCGATCCCGCCGATCTCGACGAAGGAGATGGGGCGGTCTCCCGGCGCCTTCTTCGAGACGGCCTCCGGGCCGTCCGCCGGTCCCGGAGCGGCCGGGAGGATCGTCAGGAAGGAGGATTGCGCGGGGTCCTTGGCGAGGAACCGCCCGATCCACTCCTGCCCCCCGGGGGATGCCGCCACCTCTCCGAACGACCGGGCGTCGTTCCGCAGCCCCGCCCCGAAGCCGTGCTCGTACCCGTACCGCATCGCGAGGAGGGCGTCCCTCGCCGCGGCCCGCCGGGAGGAGCGGAGGTCCGGGGCGGGTTCCTTCGCGGGGGTTCGCGCCTCGAGAACGTCCCGGACCTCCGGGCGGGCGAACAGGAGGTGGAGCTCCTCCTTCTGCGCCGAAGCGATTCCGTCCCAGTTCCTGCGCGGGGTTATCCGCGCTCCGGACGCGAACTCCCGGACGACGGCGACCGCCCTCGGGAGGGCCGCGGAGGACGAGGCGAACTCGTCCGCCAGTCCGGTACCGACGGCGGCGGCTCCGTCCACCGGTTCGCCGTTCAGGCAGATCTCCGCCGCTTTCCATGGGCCCACGAGGCGCGGCAGGCGCTGCATGCCGCCGTACCCGGGGATGATGCCGAGCTTCACCTCCGGCTGCCCCAGGACGGCGTTCTCGGTGACGATCCGGTAATGGGCGCTCATCGCCAGCTCGTTGCCGCCGCCGAGGGCGAACCCGTCGACGAGGGCGACGACGGGGATCGGCAGCTTCTCGATCTCCGAAAAGACGGAGATGTTCTTCCACGCCAGCGCGTCGATCCCTTCCGCGGTCCCTCCGAGGAACTCCTTCACGTCGGCGCCCGCGACGAACGACCGCCCGGCCCCGGTCAGGACGATTCCGCTCACCCTTCTCCCCCCGATCGAGCCGAGCGTGCCGGCTTCCCGGACGACTTCGGCCAGCTGGGAGAGGATCTCCTCGCTCAGGGCGTTCAGCGCCTCCGGCCGTGTCAGGGTGACGACGGCCACGTCACCGGCGATTCGCACGTCGATGTACCTGCGATCCGAAGGCGAGGCCGCGAGGACGAGCTCCCCGCGATACGCCTCCTCGTACTCCGCGACGGTACGTCCCGGACGGTCGGCCTGGACGAGGGCGACCCCTTTCGGCCGGGTCATCGTGCCGTCGAGCATCTTCTGCTGCAGCGCGGGAAGGCCGGCGAGGTCGGTCACGTCGAGGTCATCCTGGTCCATCGCGATCCTTCCGGCGGAGAGCAGGCGCACCACCTCGGCCGCCTGCGAGGCGTGGTACATGTGGGAGCCCCGGATGGAGAGATCCGTCCTCGACCGGATCACGACGGTGCCGCACGGGAGGACGTCCCGCTCGTCGAAGTCCCGCGCCACGAAGGTGCTGAAGTGAAGGGTGGACTGGTCCGCGCGATCGACCACGACGTCCGGGCTCCTGCGGGGACCGAACACCTTCCACAGCGCCTTGCCGAGCGCCTGGGCGTGACGGGTGAATCCGGAGGCGTACCCCGGGTTCATCTTCCCGTCGGGGGTCAGGGGGTCGGGCATATCCTCCGGGAGGGTGAAGGCGTCCCGGTCGAGGATGCTCGACGAGGGGATCCCCGCCCGGCGCAGCGCCGATATCCCCCGTCTCTCCGTGGAAGCCGATGCGATCACGACGACTTCGGCCGAACGCTGCAACGCCGCGCGGACGAATTCCCGGGCGGACCGGTCGGCGCCCCACACCAGCACCCGCCGCCCGGGAGGAAGGCCGATCCCGTCGAAAATCGCCGCAGGCCGCGACGAGCGGAAGAGCACCTGCTTCTGGCGCATCCAGACCCACCGGGCGTCCATGACGAAACGCCTTCCATCGTGGAAGAAGGTCTCCCGGTACTCGCCCTTCAACCCTTTCCCCGTCGCTCCGAAGAACGCCAGCGCGCCGCCGGGGGACAGGACGGAAACCAGCAGGGGGAAATTCTCCCCCCCGGTGTGCTCGAACACCTTGTCCGCCGGCCGCCCGCCGTTCGCCGCGAATACCGCCTGCCGGAAGGGCTCCGTGGCCCGCTCCCACTCCTCGAACGGGAGATCCGGCGGGATGGCGCCGAAGACGCCCGGGGGAACGGCCCGCCGGTCCACGAACCCGTCCGCCATCCCGCGCGAGATCATCGCCTCCGCGAGTCCGGGGTTCGACCCGACGAGGAGGACGCGCGCGCCCATCGCCTTGGCGATCTGCGCTCCCGGAAAGCTGGTCCCCTTCCCGCCTCCCATCACGAGCACCGTTTCCCCGGGACGGACCGCCAGCCGCTCGACGACCGCCCGGTAGGCGGTCCCGTAGGTGAGCAGCATCGCGGCGAGCCGTTCCGGGGTAAGATTGCGGAGCGCACCCGTCGCCGGAATCGCCCGGTCCTGGTCCACCACCGCGAACTGCGCGTTGAACCCGTCGTGCGTTTCGTATCCGCGGATGTTGCGGCCGGTCCAGGAGTCGAGGATGACCGCCTGCCCGACCTTCACGGATGCGACTCCCGGTCCGGCGTCCACCACGATCCCGAAGGCGTCGCTCCCGGGAATGTGGACCGAGGCGGAATCCCCCTTTCCGAAAACGGGGACGGGCAGCCCCAGCGCGGCGAAATTCGTGTTGAAGTTGGGACCCGTGGCGAGGACGGCGACGAGCACCCTGTTCGCGTCGTTGGACCCGAGCCGGGGGGTCGGCACGGAGTCGACCCGTACCGAGCGGGACGGCGGACCGGATTCGTCCCGGCGGATCGTCAGCGCCCGCATCCGGAGGGGCAACGGAGTTCCCAGCACCGGGGGGGTGCCGGGCGGCCAGTATTCCGGGCGGGCATCCGGACGGAGCGTCATCGCGGTCTCCTTGAACGGGATTCGGTTCGCGGGGCCGACGGGTTCCCCCCGCGCGCCCCCTTTGGATGCGCATTTTCCCCCCGGGTCTCCGCCGGGGGAAATATTCGAACGGCCGGATGTATTGACCCCGGCGGCATTTCACGTATAGGATGGACCATCATTCGGCCCCATGGGGCAAGCAGAGGAGCATTCGTAATGGCGACAGGGACGGTGAAGTGGTTCAACGACGCGAAAGGGTTCGGCTTCATCACGGAGGAGGGCGGGGAGGACATCTTCGTTCACTTCAGCGAGATCAAGGGCGACGGGTTCCGCACCCTCGCCGAGGGCCAGAAGGTGGAGTTCGAGGTCACCTCGGGCCCGAAGGGGAAGAAGGCGGCGAACGTCCGCAAGGTCTGACCGGCTGATCCCGCCCCGTCCCGCGCAAGCGCCGCGCGTCGTGTGCACCGCGCGGCGGGAAGGCGGGGCGGGCGCGGTGGACACCTTCTGGAACGATCCGGAAAGTCGCACGGTGCGCCGCGGTGGATCGCCGTGGGGGAAGCGGGCCCGCATCCGCGCCCCGGGATTCCGGCTACTCTTCCGACAGGACGTGTGCCAGCCGCTCGACCTGTCGCCTCGTTTCCCCGATGTCTCCCGAATTGTCGATCACGTAGTCGGATGCATCCGCCTTCCGGCCGGCGTCCATCTGGGCGCGGAGGCGGGCGGTCGCCGCTTCCATCGATATCCCGTCGCGCCGCATCAGCCTTCGCAGCTGCGCCTCCGCGTCGCACCGAACGGCGATGACCGCCTCGACGAGCCCTTTTCGTCCCGATTCGTGGATGAGAGCGGCCTCGACGACCGCGAGGGGAATCCCCCTCCGCGAGAGATCGTCCAGCGCCGATTTCATCGCCTCGAGGATGGCGGGATGCGTGATCTCCTCCAGCTGCGCCCTCCGCGCGGGATCGGCGAAGACGACGGCGCCCAGCCGCTTCCGGTCGATCGCCCCGTCGCTCCCGACGATTCCCGGCCCGAACGCCCGGACGACCGCTTCGTAGGCCCGGCCTCCCGGCGCTGTGACCTCCCTCGAAATGCGGTCGGCGTCGAGGACCGGGATCCCCAGATCGCGGAGCATCGAGGCGACCGTGCTCTTTCCGGAAGCGATATTTCCGGTGAGTCCGAAGATCCGCATGCCGCGCATTATAACAGCCGGCCGCCCCGTCGTTGACTTCCCGCCGGACGCGGTGTACGGTTTCGGGGTGAACGGCGGTTCATTTCACGCGGGCGCGGGGAGGTCGGAATGGCGGATCCGGCGGTGAAAGCATTCTTCGATGGATTGGCGGCGAAACTGGCGGCGAAACCCGAGAAACTCGCGGGGATGGATTGCGTCTACCGGTTCCGGATCGGCGAGGCGTCGTACGGCGTGTCGTTGAAAGGGGGAAAGGCGGAGGTGGCGGCGGGCGAGCCCGCGTCGTCCAACTGCACCGTCACGATGACGGAGGCCGACTTCCTGGATCTCGTCGCCGGCAGGCTGAACGGCCAGATGGCCTTCCTCACGGGAAAGCTTACGGTCGCCGGCGACATGGGACTGGCCCTCAAGTTGGGGTCGTTCATCGGATAAGAGGCGATGGACGCCGCGGGATCCGCCCGCGAGGCGGCACGCCTCATCGGACGCCGCGGGAACGCCGTTGCGCTGACCGGCGCGGGGATCTCGGTGGAGAGCGGGATACCCGCGTTCCGCGGCGCGCAGGGTCTGTGGGGAAAGTACGATCCGATGGAGTACGCGACCCTCGGCGCGTTCCTCCGGGACCCCGCCAGGGTGTGGGAGATGCTCTCGGAGATGATCTCCCTGTGCGGCGGGGCGGCGCCCAATCCCGCGCACGTATCGCTCGCGGGGCTCGAGGCCGGGGGATTCCTCCGGGCGATCGTCACGCAGAACGTCGACGGCCTTCACCAGGCGGCCGGCTCCCGAAGGGTGATCGAATACCACGGGAACATGGACGAGCTGGTCTGCATCTTCTGCTGGAGGCGGTACGCGACGATCGAGCGGTGGGTGGCGGGCGCCATCCCCCGGTGCGACTGCGGGCGGATCCTGAAACCCAACGTCGTCCTCTTCGGCGAACCGATCCCTTGGCTGGCGCAGGAGCGGGCGGAAGAGGAGGCGCGCACCTGCGGCGTCCTGCTGGTCATCGGCACCTCCGCCGAGGTGTCCCCCGCCTGTGAAATCCCGCGGATCGCGAAACGAGCCGGCGCGGCGGTCGTGGAGGTGAACCCGGAGGAGACCTCCCTGAGCCGGAACGTGGCGGACGTGCATCTGCGGGGCGCGGCGTCCGAGGCCCTTCGAATGGTGCGGTCGGCATTAAATAATTTAACCCCCCCCTAAATGTTTTTCCGCCGAATGCCGAAACAGAATACCGGATCGTTGTAATTTCAATGGATTTTGAGCATGGCGGAAGCGGCACGCTCATTGCTTTTATCCGTGGCAGGGGGTGGATCATGTCGGGTCGCCGAGGGTTCACGCTGGTCGAACTGCTGATCGCGCTGGCGATCGTCGCGATCGGAGTGACGATCGCCACGACCAACTTCTTCACCTGGCAGGGCCACTACAGCGGGGTGGGCTTCCAGCGGGAACTTCTCTCCCTCTCCAACGAGGGGAGGACCCGGTCCCTGTCGTCTTCGCTCCAGCACCGCCTCCTGATCGACATGATCGCCGAAACGGTGGCCCTCCAGCGGGGAAACGCGGGGACCGGATCCACCGTCTGGACCGATGCCGCGCCGAGGATCACGGGTGAGAGGGGAGCCGGGATCGACAATATCGTCTGCGTTCCCGCCGCCGCGGTGCCGGGCCCGTTCGCCCTGATCTTCAATCCGAACGGCGAGGTCCTCGTGCAGACCAATCCCGCCTCCGTCGCCACCATAACGCCGTTGACCAGCGCCAACATCCACCTGTCCTCCCAGAACGCGGCGGACCTGGCGACGATGCAGCTTTTCGGGTGGACATCGAAAGCGAGGTTGGTCAATGGCTGGCTGTGACCGTCGGCAGGAAGGGTTTTCCCTCATCGAGGTGCTGGTCGCCCTCGTGATTCTCGCCGTGGGTCTCCTCGGGCTCGCGGTCTTCCAGGTGACCGCCATCAAGGGAAACGCGATCGCCTCGAAATGGACCGTGGGCACGGAGCTGGCCCAGGACCGTCTCGAGCGGTTCCGGCACGTCGGCTGGGACAACATCGTATCTTCCGCCGCCGGGGGATTCACCGCGGGCCCCCCTCCGGCGCCGGTGTACGCGAATCTTCCGGCGGCGGCGGGGGACAACACCACGGTCCGGGGAACGCGCTTCTACAGGGTCTGGTCGGTTACCACCGATACGCCATCGCTCAAGACGATCACCGTGTGGAGCTGCTGGCAGGACGACCAGGCGGTCTGGCACAACGTGATGCTCGTCACGCAACGCTCGAACATCGGGGGGATCTGAGATGCATCGTCATCCCGAGAGCGGTTTCACGCTCGTGGAGGTCATGGCGGCGCTGGCGATCCTGACGATCGCCATGACGGCGGTGTTCGCGACCTTCACGAGCCAGCAGAAGTCGTTCACGACGCAGAACCGCGTGGCCGAGATGCAGCAGAACATCCGCCAGGCGATCGAGCACATGACACGGGACGTCCGGCTCGCCGGGTACGGAATCCCCGACAACGTGACGATCCCGAACAGCGTGGTCGCAGCCGGGGTCACTTCGATGCGTTCGATCTACGCCAAGGACAACACGGCCGGACCCGACGAGATCTTCGTCCTGTACCTCTACGACATGGACGTGAACCAGCCTCCGACGACCATCACCGCCAACATGCCCAATGCGTCCGCCGAGCTGAACGTGGCCAGCGTCGCGGGATACATCACCGGGGACCTGGTGATCATCTCGAACGGTACGAACGCGGATCTGTTCGAAGTGACCGAGGTGCAGTCGGCGGCCCTGAAGCTGCAGCATAATCCCGGAGGATCCGCAAGGAACTACAACAACCCCGGCGGGCACAGCATGTGGCCGTCCGGCGGATACGGAACCGGCTCCACGCTGGCGAAGGCCCGGTTCGCGCGGTTCTTCATCGATTCCACCGACCCGGCCCACCCGACCCTCATGGTCGACCGGATGGGGCCTTTTCCCCCTCAGCCGCTCGCGGACGATATCGAGGACATGCAGTTCACCTACGGGCTCGACACGGACGCCGACGGGACGGTCGACACCTGGACTCCGTCCCCCGCCTCCCCGGCGCAGATCCGGCAGGTCCGGATGCAGCTTCTCGCGCGGACGCGTTTCACGGAGCAGGGTTGGGCCGAAACGCGGCCTGCCCTGGGAAACCGCCCCGGAGGGACCGCCGCCGACGGATACCGCCGGAGGGTGCACGACATCGTGATCGACGTGCGGAATTCGGGAGTGTGAGGGAGATGAAACCGTTGAACGAAAGAGGAAGCGCGCTCCTCGTCACCATGATGCTCCTGCTGATCCTGACCGCGATCGGCATCTACGCGTTCAGCGTGTCGACCACCGAGATGGCCATCGCGCTGCAGTCGAGGGCGGGGACCGCGGTCGTGAATTCCGCGGATTCGGGGGCGCACGTCGGGATCGACCAGGTTCCCGCCGTGTTCTCGGCGCTGCAGCCGGGAGCCCTCTCCGACGGGTCGAGCTACAGCTGGACGTCGCGGGCCACGGGCTCGCTGACGATCAAGCCGGGATACGGGTCGAACTACCGGTTCGCGGATTTCGAGGTGACCAGCATCGGCATTCCGCCTCCGCAGTACGTCGGACAGCGGACGGTGCAGGCGGTGGTCAACTACGGGCCGGTTCCCGTGGGGACGATGTATTGAGCGCGTTTTTTCCGGTTGACCGGAACAGGAGGATCCCGATGAAGACGAGACACGCTTCCGCCTGGCTGGCCCTGCTGTTGTCGGCCCTGATCGCGCTGCCGCCGGCCGCTTTCGCCGACGATACCGAGATGTTCACGACGTCCGCCAACCCGAACGTGCTGCTGATGCTCGACAGCACCGGGTCCATGTCCACCACCGCCGCCGGGACCGCGGTCGGGGACCTCGACGGGGACGGCCGGTCGAACACGCGGATGGACATCCTCTGGAAGGTCGTCTACACCCTCCTGAACGCCGACCTGAGCATCCCGAGCGGAGTCACCGGGAGCGGCACCACCTGGACGTGCGAGACGGAGCGTCGGATCCGGACCCGGGACAATCCGTACAGCCGCATCCGGGTCGACGGGAACAACTGGGACCGTTTTCCCGCGTCGGGGACGGTGCAGATCGGGAGGGGAAGCACCACGGAGTCGGTCACGTACACCAGCAAGTCGATCAGCGACGGGAGGTACTATTTCAATTTCAGCCCGTCGATCGATTTCCAGAATTCGTACGACGAGGGCACGACCGTATCCTACACCGACACGGGAGGAACGGGATCCGCGTACACGACCCCGTACCCGACGAACCACTCCGAGGCGATCGGGTCGGACTACCTGAACAACCTGACGACGGCGGACGAGGAGATCCTGAAGGCGAGGATCGGGCTGATGACGTTCACGTCGGACAGCGTTCCCGGCCTGGCGATCCACCGGCAGGTGGCGAAATCCGCCCCGAACGCCCCCCCGTTCGAACCGACCTACCGGAACATCTGGTCGACGATCACGCCGGTCGTCACCCCCGGAGGGATGACGCCGGCGGCGCAGGCCCTCCAGCTTGCGAAGACGTTCTTCGACACGGCGGACAACACCTCGCAGGTGTGCCGGCAGGATTTCGCCGTGATGGTGAGCGACGGCGAGGACACCGTGGGAGGGGTCGACGGGGCCACCAGCGGGCTTACCTCCATGAGCGGCGGGGTGTACACCGCCGGCCAGACCGCGCGGAACAACGCGGTGATCCACATGGCGTCGGACCTGAAATTGCGCTCTCCTTCCGTGAAGCTGTTCACCGTCGGAGTCGGGGTGGGGACCACGGCGGACACCACGCCGGAACTGAGGGTTCTGCGGGACGTCCTGCGCCGGGCCGCGGAACAGCTGAACGCCCAGGCGACCGCCTCGGAGTACACGACCATCAGCACGCAGCCGGACAACACCTCGCGCGGGGCGGGCAGGGCGTTCTTCGCCA
This region of Deltaproteobacteria bacterium genomic DNA includes:
- a CDS encoding enoyl-CoA hydratase/isomerase family protein; translation: MTLRPDARPEYWPPGTPPVLGTPLPLRMRALTIRRDESGPPSRSVRVDSVPTPRLGSNDANRVLVAVLATGPNFNTNFAALGLPVPVFGKGDSASVHIPGSDAFGIVVDAGPGVASVKVGQAVILDSWTGRNIRGYETHDGFNAQFAVVDQDRAIPATGALRNLTPERLAAMLLTYGTAYRAVVERLAVRPGETVLVMGGGKGTSFPGAQIAKAMGARVLLVGSNPGLAEAMISRGMADGFVDRRAVPPGVFGAIPPDLPFEEWERATEPFRQAVFAANGGRPADKVFEHTGGENFPLLVSVLSPGGALAFFGATGKGLKGEYRETFFHDGRRFVMDARWVWMRQKQVLFRSSRPAAIFDGIGLPPGRRVLVWGADRSAREFVRAALQRSAEVVVIASASTERRGISALRRAGIPSSSILDRDAFTLPEDMPDPLTPDGKMNPGYASGFTRHAQALGKALWKVFGPRRSPDVVVDRADQSTLHFSTFVARDFDERDVLPCGTVVIRSRTDLSIRGSHMYHASQAAEVVRLLSAGRIAMDQDDLDVTDLAGLPALQQKMLDGTMTRPKGVALVQADRPGRTVAEYEEAYRGELVLAASPSDRRYIDVRIAGDVAVVTLTRPEALNALSEEILSQLAEVVREAGTLGSIGGRRVSGIVLTGAGRSFVAGADVKEFLGGTAEGIDALAWKNISVFSEIEKLPIPVVALVDGFALGGGNELAMSAHYRIVTENAVLGQPEVKLGIIPGYGGMQRLPRLVGPWKAAEICLNGEPVDGAAAVGTGLADEFASSSAALPRAVAVVREFASGARITPRRNWDGIASAQKEELHLLFARPEVRDVLEARTPAKEPAPDLRSSRRAAARDALLAMRYGYEHGFGAGLRNDARSFGEVAASPGGQEWIGRFLAKDPAQSSFLTILPAAPGPADGPEAVSKKAPGDRPISFVEIGGIAALLAEKIRDGKVSPLPKPILGETIALLAKREAPSILSETDPARAEKVAGKIASLLRRGRIAVRVVDLGPAEGFPRENARPTCEVLLVEKDGELHWEGRKRFRVEDGYTPCVFLPKAFLARNERRPNVVHQAIVHPILEWVFGYPHMVAVLCESAYNAIRAEDGTGEPLSDLNRYIAESARADRDLPYFERILGDDYEPDDFRKEELANFFGGDEGKVAAVLSRAREMGKRYRALVSELRTNVYGEIAREEIAKGRSALDEGDADRALQILRRVVLDPETPPSLRAEADRLVASAIRSYAHASDPAFEGLTVSAGEAAVDDSAGRRALDFQGLLNRALALARAVRDAGGSGVAGGPLPRAVHVVRELERPSGKFIDGSDGLHGVVEKGFVERLLAGHGSGNFGDGVPAV
- a CDS encoding cold-shock protein, yielding MATGTVKWFNDAKGFGFITEEGGEDIFVHFSEIKGDGFRTLAEGQKVEFEVTSGPKGKKAANVRKV
- a CDS encoding dephospho-CoA kinase; the encoded protein is MRIFGLTGNIASGKSTVASMLRDLGIPVLDADRISREVTAPGGRAYEAVVRAFGPGIVGSDGAIDRKRLGAVVFADPARRAQLEEITHPAILEAMKSALDDLSRRGIPLAVVEAALIHESGRKGLVEAVIAVRCDAEAQLRRLMRRDGISMEAATARLRAQMDAGRKADASDYVIDNSGDIGETRRQVERLAHVLSEE
- a CDS encoding SCP2 sterol-binding domain-containing protein, which gives rise to MADPAVKAFFDGLAAKLAAKPEKLAGMDCVYRFRIGEASYGVSLKGGKAEVAAGEPASSNCTVTMTEADFLDLVAGRLNGQMAFLTGKLTVAGDMGLALKLGSFIG
- a CDS encoding NAD-dependent deacylase, with amino-acid sequence MDAAGSAREAARLIGRRGNAVALTGAGISVESGIPAFRGAQGLWGKYDPMEYATLGAFLRDPARVWEMLSEMISLCGGAAPNPAHVSLAGLEAGGFLRAIVTQNVDGLHQAAGSRRVIEYHGNMDELVCIFCWRRYATIERWVAGAIPRCDCGRILKPNVVLFGEPIPWLAQERAEEEARTCGVLLVIGTSAEVSPACEIPRIAKRAGAAVVEVNPEETSLSRNVADVHLRGAASEALRMVRSALNNLTPP
- a CDS encoding prepilin-type N-terminal cleavage/methylation domain-containing protein; translation: MSGRRGFTLVELLIALAIVAIGVTIATTNFFTWQGHYSGVGFQRELLSLSNEGRTRSLSSSLQHRLLIDMIAETVALQRGNAGTGSTVWTDAAPRITGERGAGIDNIVCVPAAAVPGPFALIFNPNGEVLVQTNPASVATITPLTSANIHLSSQNAADLATMQLFGWTSKARLVNGWL
- a CDS encoding prepilin-type N-terminal cleavage/methylation domain-containing protein, whose product is MAGCDRRQEGFSLIEVLVALVILAVGLLGLAVFQVTAIKGNAIASKWTVGTELAQDRLERFRHVGWDNIVSSAAGGFTAGPPPAPVYANLPAAAGDNTTVRGTRFYRVWSVTTDTPSLKTITVWSCWQDDQAVWHNVMLVTQRSNIGGI
- a CDS encoding PilW family protein, yielding MHRHPESGFTLVEVMAALAILTIAMTAVFATFTSQQKSFTTQNRVAEMQQNIRQAIEHMTRDVRLAGYGIPDNVTIPNSVVAAGVTSMRSIYAKDNTAGPDEIFVLYLYDMDVNQPPTTITANMPNASAELNVASVAGYITGDLVIISNGTNADLFEVTEVQSAALKLQHNPGGSARNYNNPGGHSMWPSGGYGTGSTLAKARFARFFIDSTDPAHPTLMVDRMGPFPPQPLADDIEDMQFTYGLDTDADGTVDTWTPSPASPAQIRQVRMQLLARTRFTEQGWAETRPALGNRPGGTAADGYRRRVHDIVIDVRNSGV
- a CDS encoding pilus assembly PilX N-terminal domain-containing protein, which gives rise to MNERGSALLVTMMLLLILTAIGIYAFSVSTTEMAIALQSRAGTAVVNSADSGAHVGIDQVPAVFSALQPGALSDGSSYSWTSRATGSLTIKPGYGSNYRFADFEVTSIGIPPPQYVGQRTVQAVVNYGPVPVGTMY